A single Sander lucioperca isolate FBNREF2018 chromosome 24, SLUC_FBN_1.2, whole genome shotgun sequence DNA region contains:
- the LOC116044507 gene encoding transmembrane protein 182-like, producing the protein MSPAERLKVLLFLALFFGATGFLFTLLSCGTEYWLLAAESCSRPEERYGGSGLREGKSSTEVIDGVRIFHEGLFWRCSFMAVSNEHSIWDILIPNQPPSKVCHTAFLFPFPVNERSRLEPHSFPTQPYEHQSAIVFRTFWSIFLATGLAAVVISVFIVICAGPLTNHRLYKVGGALLLCGGLCLLAVMVMYLMWVQVLDTLEQFAHHQRVSTCPSFHLSIQHGPSFLLAPVAVFFCLLAGLLFIMIGQSIQGTQLDKINKVPV; encoded by the exons ATGTCTCCTGCTGAGAGGCTTAAGGTGCTCCTCTTCTTGGCTTTGTTCTTCGGAGCGACAGGATTTCTGTTCACACTGCTGTCCTGTGGGACCGAGTACTGGCTGCTGGCGGCCGAGTCCTGCAGCCGGCCGGAGGAACGCTATGGAGGAAGTGGCCTGAGAGAGGGGAAGAGCAGCACCGAG GTTATAGATGGTGTGAGGATCTTCCATGAGGGCCTGTTTTGGCGCTGCTCTTTCATGGCTGTTTCAAATGAACACTCTATATGGGACATTTTGATCC CAAATCAGCCGCCATCAAAGGTCTGCCATACCGCTTTCCTCTTCCCGTTTCCTGTTAATGAGCGATCACGGCTGGAGCCACACAGTTTCCCCACACAACCGTATGAACATCAATCTGCCATCG TTTTTAGGACCTTCTGGAGCATCTTCCTCGCCACAGGCTTGGCTGCTGTCGTCATAAGTGTATTTATTGTCATCTGTGCCGGCCCACTTACCAATCACAGACTCTATAAAGTGGGTGGGGCCCTTCTGCTTTGTGGCG GGCTGTGTCTGCTGGCCGTGATGGTGATGTATCTGATGTGGGTCCAGGTCCTGGACACTCTGGAGCAGTTTGCCCACCATCAGAGAGTCTCCACCTGCCCCTCCTTCCACCTCAGCATCCAGCACGGTCCTTCATTCCTCCTCGCTCCAGTCGCTGTCTTCTTCTGCCTGCTGGCTGGCCTGCTCTTCATCATGATTGGCCAAAGCATACAGGGGACACAGCTAGATAAGATAAACAAAGTTCCGGTTTAA
- the LOC116044500 gene encoding actin-related protein 3, whose translation MAGRLPACVVDCGTGYTKLGYAGNTEPQFIIPSCIAIKESAKVGDQAQRRMMKGVDDLDFFIGDEAIDKPSYATKWPIRHGIVEDWDLMERFMEQIIFKYLRAEPEDHYFLLTEPPLNTPENREYTAEIMFESFNVPGLYIAVQAVLALAASWTSRQVGERTLTGTVIDSGDGVTHVIPVAEGYVIGSCIKHIPIAGRDITYFTQQLLREREVGIPPEQSLETAKAVKERYSYVCPDLVKEFNKYDTDGSKWIKQYTGINSISKKEFTIDVGYERFLGPEIFFHPEFANPDFTQPISEVVDEVIQNCPIDVRRPLYKNVVLSGGSTMFRDFGRRLQRDLKRSVDARLKMSEELSGGKLKPKPIDVQVVTHHMQRYAVWFGGSMLASTPEFYQVCHTKKDYEEIGPSICRHNPVFGVMS comes from the exons ATGGCTGGTCGGCTACCGGCTTGTGTTGTTGACTGTGGCACAGG GTACACAAAGCTTGGTTATGCAGGAAATACAGAACCACAGTTCATCATACCTTCAT GTATCGCAATCAAAGAATCAGCCAAGGTCGGGGACCAGGCCCAGCGCAGGATGATGAAGGGTGTTGATGACCTGGACTTCTTCATCGGGGATGAAGCCATCGACAAACCATCATATGCAACAAAG TGGCCCATCCGTCACGGGATAGTGGAGGACTGGGACCTGATGGAGAGATTTATGGAGCAGATCATCTTCAAGTATCTGCGGGCAGAACCTGAAGACCATTACTTCCTTTTG acaGAGCCTCCCCTCAACACACCAGAAAACAGAGAGTATACAGCAGAGATCATGTTTGAGTCGTTCAATGTCCCTGGCCTCTACATTGCTGTTCAg GCTGTCCTGGCGCTGGCTGCCTCCTGGACATCCAGACAGGTGGGAGAGCGGACACTGACCGGGACTGTGATCGACAGCGGAGACGGAGTCACACACGTCATCCCAGTG GCCGAAGGCTACGTCATCGGGAGCTGCATCAAGCACATCCCCATCGCTGGTCGAGACATCACGTACTTCACCCAGCAGCTGCTGAGGGAGCGAGAGGTGGGGATTCCTCCGGAGCAGTCCCTGGAGACGGCTAAAGCTGTCAAG GAGCGGTATAGCTACGTCTGCCCCGACCTTGTTAAGGAGTTTAACAAGTACGACACAGATGGCTCCAAGTGGATCAAACAGTACACTGGCATCAACTCCATCTCCAAGAAGGAGTTCACCATCGATGTTGGCTACGAGCGCTTCCTGGGGCCCGAGATCTTCTTCCATCCTGAG TTTGCCAACCCAGACTTCACCCAGCCGATCTCAGAGGTGGTGGACGAGGTGATCCAGAACTGCCCCATCGATGTCCGGCGTCCACTGTACAAG AACGTCGTGCTCTCCGGAGGCTCCACCATGTTCAGGGACTTTGGCAGACGCCTGCAGAGGGACCTCAAAAGGTCTGTGGATGCGCGACTGAAAATGAGCGAAGAGCTGAGCGGCGGCAAGTTGAAG CCCAAGCCCATCGATGTGCAAGTCGTCACTCATCACATGCAGAGGTATGCGGTCTGGTTCGGAGGATCAATGCTGGCGTCTACT CCTGAGTTTTACCAAGTGTGCCACACTAAGAAAGACTACGAGGAGATCGGGCCGAGCATCTGCCGCCACAACCCCGTCTTCGGAGTCATGTCTTAG